The nucleotide window TATCTTCTTTTCAGTTCTTCTCCAGGTATTCCCATTTGTGTATGTTACACCTTTCGTAATTGTTCCACTGGTCTTGGATTTTCTGTgttgtggctttaatttttttctttgtgtttctgttttggaTATTTCTACTTGacatttccttctgcttgttgAGTCTTTCCTCAGCTATGTTGTGTGTGTTAATAAATCCACCAAAGACATTCCTTATTACTATTAATGGtgctttcatttctagaagtccTTTTGGATCCTAGAGTTAGCACCTCTGTGCTCACATCCACCACCTCTTCTTGCATACTGACCACTTTTTCCATTAGAGTCATTCTCCTATTAATCAGAGCGATTTTAAATTCCCAGCCTGATTATCCCACCGTCTGCCATAGGAAGTGTGATTCTAATGCTTGCATTCTGTGTTCAAAATATgtggttttgggggcacctgggtggctcagtcgggtgagtgtccgactttggctcaggtcattatctcgctgtacatgagtttgagccccgtgtctggctctgcactgacagctcagagcctggagcctgctttggattctgtgtttccctctctgcccctccccgacttgtgctctgtctctctctctgtccaaaataaataaacattaaaaaaaattttaaacacagaattaaaaaaaacaaaatatgtggtTTTTCCTCTTAGGGTACCTTGTAAGTTCCTTTGAAACACCCCCTTTGGGGTCACATTCTTGTTTAAAGAAACTGAGGTGAATAGGCCTTTAGTGTGAAGTTTTGTCTTTACCTGGCTAGGTTTTAGGCTGAGTTTACTCCCCTgtgagacaggaaggaggaagagcactGTAGTTGAGTATTTCCCTTCATCTGCATTGCTTATCTTTAGGAAAACCCGTATTAGGCTTTGGAGAAAAAGTTTCTCTTGAGGACAGACCTTCTAAGGAAGAATAGAATACCATGAGTTTATTTCTAAAtggctgtttttcctctttttttttttttgccaatttagaaatctttcccttcaaaaagaaaatatgaatattaagtATTTGTAAGGCCATCTCTCCCTGCTTAGGAAAGGAAACATGTGACCTTAATGGACTATCCATGCTTTTCTGTTTGCCCTCCATAGATACACTTTCTTATAACAACATTATGACTAGCTTTTTGATACCCTGATGATATTCCAATATCCTGGCAAGATGCTGGGGCTCGCTTCAACATCACATCATCATTTAAAACTTTCGAATAGGGATATACGTTCTAGGGGTCAGGACAATGTGTCTACCTTTTGTTAAAGTAGAGTCTTGCCTGGATTTCACTGAGCTATAATTCATCAGGGGATGACTTGGGTCTGGGTGTTACTGAACCACCAAGACCAGGTTCTTAAGTCTCAGTGTCTTAGTAATGAATACTgaatgcaagggaaacaaagcaggcGGAGTTTATTAGAGATAGCTTGTATACAATGGAGCCAACAAGAAAGAGGAATATGGATCCCTGAAGGGGTGGTGTGCCAGGCTTATaaaggcacttttccaaagggtgaggggctgggagtggggaagcaTCCTTCAGTCCCACAGTCATTATTTTATGGTTGTTATTTTTCAGTGGACACAAGACAATCACAGGATGTCTTTTTCCATGGTTGACATTCTTATTTAGGGCTcctagaaaatgaaatacttgtgCAGTCAGGCTTTAAATTGCTACTTCTGATTTTGCCCAGACAACCATTACTCTCTGATACCTGTTAtctctcttttgttcacttttcCAGAAAGAGGTATAGAAACTTCTGATCCTTGCCTCAGACCAGTGCCCTTTTAGGAGTTCAGTTCCTCTTGCTTTTCTTATACCCTCTCACagggagctctttttttttttttttgaaatgttagccatcatttcttttgttgcctatgctttttcTCTAGCCATgtttcactctctttctttctcatttgatgactttttttttttggaagaccCTCTGTTTTTAGTGATCTAGGAAAATCATAGCACCTGAcatgttttaattgtttattgATTCAGAAAGCAGCCAACCCTGTGTAAGATTTCAGAAAGCCTTCTGGAAAATGAAAGGGGCATATCTTAGTacaaaggttttccttttctttcctctcccctcccttcctccttgccttgccttcccttccctccccagccctcccctcccttccctgtcccctccacctctctctctctttctctctccttctctctctctctctctctctctctctctctctctctctctctctctttcttttgtcctttcaTATGATCCCAGGTTCTGGACTTCAGTGTGGATATTGGGTTTgactacaagagaaaaaaaatcaggcaaatatcttaattatatatttttaaaactctctgcATTATGCACTGACAAAATTGAATATGTTGATGTTTATTTAATAGAATGTAAATCTATCTTTTGGTCAAAATAAGCCATGAATCTTTATGCTTTTATCAGAAATAGTTTATAAAAAATCATGAACTAAAtatgaaattctaattttttcttatatttaatttatgaatTCATTATGCTGAACAAAATGATGATTGTAATTTCATTggattacatttaatattttatcaggAGTATATAAGTTTTTACTAAtaatatgttttgttgtttttttaaaaattttttttaatgcttatttatttttgagacacagagagacagagcatgaatgggggagggtcagagagagagggagacacagaatctgaaacaggccccaggctctgagctgtcagcacagagcccgacgcggggctcaaactcacagactgtgagatcatgacccgagctgaagtcggatgctcaaccgactgagccacctaggcgccccactaATAATATGTTTTGACCTcaaacttaattttgtttcttcctctctcaggtACAGCCTCAAGTATATCAAGGTAAGATTTTAGGTTTTagtattctttgtaatttttttttcagtactcgTGTTTGatgtggattttaattttttaactaggGATAAATACGGTGACTTCTGATGTCTAATTAATTGACTGTTAGGAGGCTAAGTGACAATGTGGAGGGATTTGGTCTCTTAAGATAAGAGACAAGGGGAGGAAAACATCACAGGAGGAAGAAGAACAGAATGAGTGTAATTCTGCACAGAAATGGTTAGGAAACCAGTGATGATATGTGATCCTGAGGTTTGGAGTGAGTACTTTGCCATGACCTGGCTCTTGATGAAATGTGAAGATGAGAAAACCTTCTTTGAGTCTATCAAGAAGCCTAAGCTTAGAGAAGAAGCCAGATATTGCCAGGAAGGGTGTGTGTCACAAGAGAGGTTTAAACCAAGGTTTTGAGTCTGAGGTGGAGGGAGCCAATCATGCCAGGGGAGAATGAGAAGTGAATGTGATACAAATGGGGGTAATGTATTCTGCATGGGCCCCATAGACTGTGGTGATTCTGTGGTGCTGTCTTGAGAGGGTGGCTGTCTGACCCATAACAAGCCCGCAAAGGTTGGTTGGTATTCATCGCTGTGAATGCAGCGGTGGTGGCAGTGAGAAGAGTGATCTCAGGGCATGAGAGCTCTCACACTGGGTCAACAGAAGAGAAGTTTGCACTTTGTGGTCAGATGAGAGAATTAATTCCTGTTAGAGGAGTCTTTCTAGAGCTTACATGTGTTATCCACCTGTAATTGGGTGCTTCGTGTGTGTTGTTTTCCTCTAAGGTGGGAGGTAACATTCTCTTTTTGGGATGTAAAGCTTCTCTTTTAAGGGCTGTGAGTTATCCAGATCCTCCAGCAAGTGTGTTTTTTTCTGAAGACCTTGTCCTCCACAGCTCCCAAGCTAGGATTCATGAAAGGCAATCTGTGAGCAGCAGGAAGTCATTGAAGACTTTTGGGTAGTCAATCAATCAACATTTGGAGCTTTCCTTGTGTGGAATTCAAATAGCACCTATAAGTGGAAGTGGCACAAACCAGGACTAAATGATGGatttgattatttgtttgttggcAGGGACCTATTTATGTACTTTTATGATTGGAGGAGAGAAACATAAGTTGATaggatttgatttttctctttcatctctggTGGTGACAGAAGTACTTGGAGTGATTGAATTTTCCAAGAAGGGTGCTTCCAGATGGGAGAGAAATTAGGAGAAGACATTTTATTGCATTTCTCCATTTTGGACGATATTTTAAATAGGAATCTCATTGAAATAAGATTTTCTTAGGTTTAAAATGCTGCTAAAACTTGATTTCTTCAGGCACAATGGAAAGCTAAAAGTTACTTACACCCCCCGTCAGATAATGTGTCTGTACTAATGCACTGAGATTATTCGATGTTACTGGGTTTGCTAATAATCTTAGaaattgttttctctcctttgagTTTATAGCTAATAACTGAGAagatcaatacatttaaaaagaaaacagaacttgcTGATGAAGTATCCATTTGGGAGCAGAAGGGATCATTACCCTTTCAAAgattttttctgatttcattttggttatttgtACCTCTGGTAGTATATCCTTCTGACCTATTTCATGTGTTCTATAAACAGTTCTAGTTCAAGACAAGCTTCACAAGTGTCAAGCACTGTCTGTTTATTTGTGGAAGGAATCACACATTAAAAGATAGTTTTGTCTATCACTATGCTATTTGTGAATTCTAATCCTTTGTCATATGTTTTATAGATCAATGAATCAAAGAAATGTCTTTAAGAAACTAAGAGAAATTAAGTTTCTTTCTGATGAAGCTCTTAAATTAAAGGTAAGAATCCCTTCTTTGCCTGGATTGCTTTCTCAAAACAGAAGTGAAAATAGTGAGTTATTATTACTGATCCATTGCATTTTGTTGAAGGAGGACATCAAAACAgttgaatattttaatgaaattttaagtgaCAGTCTTCAAAGTGCACGTGTTACCTTGCaatctgagagagagaagaatgtcAAGAATAAGGACTTGGTAAGAGTTGACTGCTGATTTTTACTGTAATTTGGCTTTGGAGGCTTTTTGTTCATTGGGTGAGGTGAGCACAGTATGTTCACTTGCTGTTTACCACAGTAGAGATTGGGCCTCTGGGAGCCAAATCTCCATCTGCAATGTGAGCTGGAATTTCACTAGGACCACCATGAGGAGTTTTGCTATTTCAAGGACTAAGAAGTACCTTGTGTTTTCACAACTAGGTAATTATCACATCATTTCAGCTCTGCCCTCCAAGATatgaagaaaattctagaagataTTTGAGAGATGAAGGGTGATTACTAGCCAAATTGTATAGTCCCTTCCTGTCTTAATGCTGAACAGATAATTTTCAATGTGAATAGGGAAGGagatatctattatctatctatctattgataTACATTCCACTAAGAAAGCCATTTGTGAGCTCTTTGATTTAAACTATTTTCTACCAAGTTGGCTTTCTCCTTGTTATATATATGCCTCAGGATCTTTCTCTGTTGCAGTGTACAATCATGTCGTGTTAGGTGCATTCACATTGTTTGTGATCATTATTTCTTGAATGTCTTTTCTCCTATCTGTCTTAAAGTCACAAGAATGGAAATGGTGAATTCGAGGATTGAGAGCTGAGAACCTTGAGGTCCAATAACTGTGAACTGGAAGGTATGCTGTCTGTTGGGGAGAAATCCCCATATGAGTACCTGACTTTGCattgggaagggaaagaatgccTTCTTGCCTTCATGGTTCTTGCCCTTTTCCTGTCACACCAAAGCCAACTCTCAGGTCATGTGCACACTTataaagaaaatccattttttacagaaaataaaaaggccttAGAAGACAAGTGTAATGCATTGAGGTCTGTGAAAGCAATCAAGGAAGCAAAAGTCAAACAGCTGAAGGAGAAAGCACATATCCTTGAAGAATTCTATAAACAAAGAAGAGTGGCTGCAGAAGAGTAAGATGTTCAAATATTAATTGTCACAAATCctgttgtatgaatgaatgtcGTGGCCGGTATAGAGAATTTTTGCCAAATGCATTCCGTAGAATTGTGCCTGACCTTCCTACCTTGCTTTCTGtaacctgcattttcctttctgtccttagTGCTTGTCACACATTATTGTGTCATGTATTTAGGGTCAAAGAGAGAAGGTACCAGCATTAAGAACACTGATCCCTGATGCCCTCTGGATCCATTTACATTGTCCCATGGATTTCAATCCTATCACATTGTCTTCTCAGCCGGGAATTAGGTCATTTTTGTTCAGCACCAGACATGGGTCAAaaatatgtggggggggggggggcgcctgggtggcacagtcggttaagcgtccgacttcagccaggtcacgatctcgcggtccgtgagttcgagccccacgtcgggctctgggctgatggctcagagcctggaccctgtttccgattctgtgtctcccctctctctctgcccctcccccattcatgctctgtctctctctgtcccaaaaataaaataaaacgttgaaaaaaaattaaaaaaaaatatgtaggggggaacgcctgggtggttcaattggttgagcatctgacacttaattttggctcaggtcatgatctcatggtttgtgagttcgagccccacattgggttctgcgctgaaaATGCTGcagctgctggggattctttctctccctctctgtctacccctccttccctgtctctctctctcaaaataaataagtaaacatttttttttttaattggataaagAGAAATTGAGTTATATTGCTGCAGAAACAATGGgaatttctttctggaaaatgggTTGGGGCACCAGCAGTACTGGACCCCTTCATGCAGTCTGCCAGTGAGGTTGTTCACTGCAGGTCCAATCCCTAAGAAGGCCTGGGTATTTCCTGTCCCCCTGCATTTCTTATGTGTAACAATCTTTGGTTCCAACCAAAACCTGCAGCTTCACTAGGGCTCATCTTTGCTGACTGACCCTCAACTACACTTGTTTACTTCTACATCTATGTGCATAAAGTTATTTAGCTGCTTTGCAGTTCAGTTTTCTGTCCTCGAATGTATTGATGAGTCCTGGGGAGACTGGCTCCAACTGCCAGGTTGGCTTtgtcctgggcttccttcttctccatcttggtcTCATGTGTCTTCATGGGGTCGTTAGAAATTTGGTGCATTCACTCACTTGTTTCCTCCTTTGTGCAGTATTTCCTTTTGCTCTCAGAATATCGGGGCCTTTAAAGTCCCTCATTCACGTTGAAAAGTaaactcttccttcccttccctggggacTCAGTTTCATGATAGTCCTTCCCACACCTGGGATGGGGGCTGCTGTGTCTCATTGGCATCttgtttttggtaatttgtaaGCTCTTTTTGGGAGTGGGTACAGAGCCCTGACCACCTTTCTATCTTCAGCCTCTTACAACAGAGCCACTACATTACAGCCACTCCAGAAAGCATTTGCTGAAGGACTGCCTGAGAAGCCAGAGGGAAATGCACGTGCCTTTCTCTGTCTAGAGCTTTTTTGTCAGTTTCTAAAAGTCAGGGCTCCCCGTGGAGGTGTAAGACTAATGATGATCTGTTGCTCCATCCTAATGGGTATAGTTGATCAGACATGGTTTTTCACACTGAACTGAAATGAGTCTTCACCATCCCAAACAAAAGACCAACTCTGGGAAGGCACAAAGTGCAATGTTATTTGATGACTTTGTGATGAAGGAGTAGAAGCAGAAAACTAGAAAGCCACCTCCAATTGCAGAGACGTGGCAGCAGACAGAGGTTGATTTTAACTTAAATGAGGTGTTCAGTTCATTTCTCTGATTGTGGTGTCAGTCTGCATTTATGGGAGAGGTGAGGGAAGGGATATTTGAATCTAGGCCTTCAAAAGTGCTGGGAggtaaaaaaggaagaatttctgGACCTTGGCTCCTGGATTAGGGATATATCTTTCTCATCTTAGGAAACTGAAAATGGCACAATGTGAACTGGTGGCAATTGAGAATCAACTTGAAGCTACggaggaaaatttgaaaatagctgACGAGGAAATATACAAGTACAAGTGAGTTCAGATACTAATTAGCAGTGGCTCATGAAACCCCTGTCCATTTCTTGTTTTTCGCATTTGTACAAATTTAGACTCAATTAACaagtaatataaatacatattcagaGGACATATCCATAGAGAATGAACAGATAGAAAAAGATAAGgtttagaaagaacaaaaaacagtCAAGTTACTAAACATTTCCAGAACTCCAGTATTGGCCTGACCATGTGGAAACTTCATCCATGCCAACATTCCTCAGGGGTGGTGTCAACTCTCATAATCTATAGGAAAGCAGTGTGTGGTAGGATGAATTATACCCATCAACATGGTAGTGCCATTTGATGGCCCTGGTTTTTGGGAAATATGGTGAAGATATATGTTAAGGGACAAAGAGCTTTATGATGAAAGACACTTGTCACATGATGAATTAGGGAAAGattaaaaatgggaaggaatTCTATGAACTCTGAACCCTATAGGCATGGAATAATGAGTAAGGAAAGGATGTAACAATAGCTTTGATCTTACTGTACATTTATAGTCATGTAAGAATAAATTGTATCAGGGGACAGATATAAGGTTGATGGGAATGTGGgcagattatttaaaattatacccAATATTGGGCCTTATCTGACAAAAGCAATTGTAACTCACAGGCAGCAAATTGAACAAACACAAGAACAGCTGCAGCAGGCAGAGCTCACCTTCAGACACCAGGTAATCTGAGTTCTGCCTGACATGCTGAACCCTAAGCACCTCATGCAGGTGAGTGTAGTGGCCCTTGGAATCCCTAAACACGGGCTTTTCATTGTTGGCTTTTTCAGATTGCAGTTCATGAGAAGAATGCTCAGCACAACTTGGTGctttcttgtttcctcctctttctttggtgCACCGTCTGGCAAGACTGAAGGTGGAtgtgttttttctcccccagatcaagactcagatctgGGACAGGGAGATGGCAGAACAGAGCAGGGAGGTCGCCCACTTGAAACAGGTGTGGGAGCTTGacgtgtgttttttttttttaattttctttttttttttcaacgtttatttatttctgggatagagagagacagagcatgaatgggggaggggcagagagagaggaagacacagaatcggaaacagctccaggctctgagccatcagcccagagcctgacgcggggctcgaactcacggaccgcgagatcgtgacctggctgaagtcggacgcttaaccgactgcgccacccaggcgccccttgacgtGTGGTTTTATGGGTATTTCAAGGGATGCCAGCTGTGCTGTTTAGTATCTAGTAGAGGATGTGGTGTTGTAACTCTTCAGAAGTCCATCCTTTTTCTCTATCCAAGACTGGATGTTATGGAAGGAAAGAGGCTGCCTGAGGGACACATGAGACAGAAACCAATGCCTGGAAGACCAAAGATGCAGAACCCTCCAAGGAGAGGTAAGGAGAACATTGTGACATGCACTGGCCTAATTTCTACTGCAAAGCCTGTTCCTGTCAGTGATCATTGTGTGGCCTGGACAGAACCACAAGCACTACCTAAGGATAGCAGGTGGTCTGAAGGGGTGACAGGAGGGTGTTCTCCTCTGGTGCCCTAGCAGCACTGCTAAATTTCTGtagttttccttctctcattaGTATAAGACTAGTCTAAGTACATTTCTATTCAGACATAGTTATATAATAACTGCTCACATGTAGAAGGCAGCTTACATATAAGCTGAAGGATTGAACAATCCACCTGGAGCCagaagaaacacacacattttcttccaTTGAGGGTTCTTTGATGTTATCCGCCAATCGATACtctcatttgtattctttttttttagttaaatttttaatgtttatttactttgtagagagagagtgtgagtgggggtggggcagagagagaaagagacacagaatctgaagcaaacttcaggctctgagctgtcagcacagagcccgacgtggggctcgaacccacggactgtgagatcatgacctgagccaaaatcagatgcttaacggactgagccacccaggcatcctcatTTTTGTTCTTAATCGGTAATGGAATGGTGATTTCCCATGATGTACACTGAGAAACCTCTGTCTTAGTGATGACTTCTAGATTGCTAGTTGAGCCTGACCTGTCCACAGTTATTTGATTAATTACAAAACAACATGAACTAAGGCAACATGAGGTCTTTATCAAGGTGAGGGGATGGTTCTCCCCCTTATCCTTGGGGGTCACCTGAGGCATGTGGgataccctctgcctctggtcaGGGACCTGCGTGTAGGgaaaaatttaagatatttgaGGAATGAGAGGAGAGATTGTTTTCATTCCGCACAGTCCTCTAAAAGCAGAATAAACCTCTGTCCCTTCTAGGGTCTTTAGTAGATCCAGAAACTCTGAAACCTCTGTGAGTTACAGCAGCTCTGACTGTACCAAGAATGCAGACAAGGACAAGGTAAATGCTGGGGCCATTCTCAGTTATAAGTCTTTCGGGAAACCCTCCTCTTTCTGTACAGCACACTCTCCTGGCCTTGTCTCATTTTGCATGTTGTGTGGTATGTCtgtttaattctttgttttccaaatgcacACTCATAACCCAGGAGCCCACAGGCTTCTCTGTTTTCATTCAGCTTATTGTCTTTCTGTGGTAAGTTTAGAATCTCGAAGAACTTACAGGTTGAAGACCTTAGGGCTTTTCCTGCGTGTTTCTGTAAATAACACAGGGAGGATGACCCCACACTCCACACTCCACACTCCAGTCTCCTGGCCTGGCCGACTCCTCCCATGCCTCAACTTTGTGGGATCAAtgttattgtcattgttttcctctttttggtCAGGCAATTAATGTGTTCAGACAATCCCCTTTTCACCAGAACCATGCACTTCCTGGGTGTTTCATATGCCTGTTACATGCAACTTATGGTCGTGGCTGAGCGATGTTTGCTTTCAGCCCAGTCAGCTGCAATGGTCCACTTTGCCTGTTCCgagcagggtttggtccctgttaCGGTAAGATTCCAGTCTGCTGCTGCCTTGGGCTTGTAGTTGGGTCTGACCAGATGTATCCATTTGTTGGGACTATGGTCACCCCTAACTGCAGGGTGCTCTTCCTGTCCCTGAGAGACTCTCATTAGTCAGTAGAGCCTTCAGTCAGCCCAGATATCTGCCACCAGTCTGTCTGTTGGGGTTGTAGTGACCCCCAAAGTGCAACACTTTCTCCTTGTGCAGCCCCTTTGAAGTTTTTATTGGTGGCTGAGGCCGGCATTCACATcagatgtctgcctccagcccactgcGGGGGCTGCAGCCCACTGGTGTAcatggttatcttcccctctccctgcgcCAGGACAGGCTGTCAGAGATGTTTGCGGAAAGAGTCATGTCAAGAATAGCTTTGCAGGGACTCTGGCTGGGTTGGGTGGGACTGGATGGCACAGTCCCCGGGAGAATGCAGGACAGGGCTCCAGGTGTAGCAAGGGAGGTGAAGAGCGTTCACACTGGTTCCAGCAAGTGTCTGCATATCTAGGCTT belongs to Felis catus isolate Fca126 chromosome C1, F.catus_Fca126_mat1.0, whole genome shotgun sequence and includes:
- the LOC105260851 gene encoding transport and Golgi organization protein 1 homolog isoform X5, coding for MSDLPLESCPCCTASSISRSMNQRNVFKKLREIKFLSDEALKLKEDIKTVEYFNEILSDSLQSARVTLQSEREKNVKNKDLSQEWKW